In Xiphophorus maculatus strain JP 163 A chromosome 17, X_maculatus-5.0-male, whole genome shotgun sequence, the genomic stretch GCCCTCTGGAGGTGTGAGGCTTATTTTAACACGTCCTCTAGCATGACTTCACAGATGTTCTTTCCTCTCTCATCAGAACTCCAGCAGTGCTTCTACCTGTAAACCCACCGTAGACCAGAgtaataaaaaccaggacactGGAACACAGGGTCAGTATTTCTCCCTGGCCGTCACGGTAATGACTATAAGCAAATTTCTTCTAAAACACTAACTATCATTaacaatttattattatcaGCACATCTTATCAGGAACAAGCTGGCCGGTTCTACAACTGAGATGAAATATCTGAACGATCCTCAAGACGACGACAGCTGCAGCTCCAACAGCAACGACTTTGCGTACTCTGACTTTTCCGAGAAGAATTCTCTCAATGGGTGAGACTCGTCTTTAACATGTCTTcacaaacagaccaaaaaaaaaaagaagtttgacaTGTCAGCTCATTTAACACATCTCTTTCTTCTATTAAAGGCAATACCCTGATGCAGATCCAGAGAGTTTAAACTTCCTCTCTGATCATAAGCCAAGCAAGAAGAAGTTTGAAACTGAATATGTAAGTTCAGGTTTATTTATTCCACAATGTAGTTGTTTttcctgctatttttttttattctgttttctcctcttcagCACCAGGGCAGTGCCTCCTTTGGCATGTCCGTCTTGAACCTATGTAATGCCATCATGGGCAGCGGCATCCTGGGTCTGTCCTTCGCTATGGCCAACACCGGCATCGCCCTGTTTGTGTAAGCACTCGTCTTTTCATCCTAATTTGGCTGAGCGGCATTCagacaaatgttgttttcaggTCTCAGGCTATGATATTCCTAAGATCAGCAAGAAATTTTGAACTATTCTGTTCATATTGACTtgcaaacaaagaagaaaaacctcaTATCTGAAGTAATGTGATGCTACCGGCAACCTGAACCTGTTGGTCTAAGATTCTGTAAAAGACCAGCtgtgaaaaatatcaataataaagtgtgtgtgtgtgtttgttccaAGAACACATGCACCTCCAGCATAAGTTCATTTTTCGCTAAAAGAAAGTTATTGGAGgttcaggaaagctggctctgtactgggactaaggctggagtccctggaaactgtggtggagaggaggacattGAAGAAGGTTCTgcctattatggacaataaacagcaccctctccaccacatagtggacagacagcagagcaccttctcacataggctgctccagctccgctgtcgtagggacagatacaggaaatccttcctgccacatgccatctcactgtacaataaaagctaaatcattgttctgcactaatcagtccaattttgcacaactgcactgtggcacacatgctgtacatatatttacagatacatatctgcattttttttttacctctgcaaggactgctcttaagttgctttttatattaacagcatttcatatttttacaatttatagcattttatatttttttatttttttttattttatctacaactactactcagtggtagttgttattgtgtcttgtctctatgctgtaactgcgaagtaatttccctgctgggatgaataaagtacttctattctatattctattctattctatacaAATACGCCTCTAATGGCtgttcaatgtattttgtttttgagaaaatgttttgttagtgACTAAAAAGGTTTCTGTCAGCAGAAGCctgaatttgtaaaaaaaaaaaaatcagaattcctATTAGTCATTACTGTGCCTATTGCACAACTTGTATTATTGAGCACCAAAGAACCATCAAGCATATACTGtagtttttagttatttattgcCGATAAACACAAGTCATCTACAACTGAAgcccttttctctcttttgtgtTTACAGGATTCTCCTGGTTTCCGTTGCCATTTTCTCCTTGTATTCTGTCCACTTGTTGCTAAAGACAGCAAATGAAGCAGGTGAGCACCAGCTCTGACTTTCTagcaatgttttatgtttgatcacatttaaatgtcaatATTTAAAACTCTTAGCgttttattcctctttttccaggtgCTCTTGTTTACGAGTCACTGGGTTACAAGGCCTTTGGGATCCCAGGCAAACTGGCTGCTTCCTGCTCCATCAGCATGCTGAACATTGGAGGTGAAGGACTGACCTTTAAGTATAACAGCTATGCAGTGTaactaatcaatcaatcaatcaatcaatcaatcagtcaatcaaattttatttgtatagcacatttcagcagcaaggcatttcaaagtgctttacatcatatcaaacacagaaacacaatgcaacatagaatcaataaatttgtaattgattacgtttcaaatacaatcctaaacaggcgggtttttagtcgagtttgcatccatagaaggtttacctgttacactcctactgtgttatatggaacaacatacctgttgctatttttattcccactcacaatcacaatcacacagtttaaaacgatgtaaacaagcattttaatgggcttctggcaccaGGCTCCGTACACTTCTTTCACAGAATTTTGAGCAGggacatagaatcaacaatcaaaacacgacattaagtcaaatgccatcattaaatgtgtaattgattacgtttcaaatacaattctaaacagttgggtttttagtctagatttaaaagaagtcagtgtttcagctgttttacagttttctggaagtttgttccagatttgtggtacatagatgctgaatgctgcttctcctcgtttggttctggttctgggaatgcagagcagaaccagaaccagaagacctgagaggtctggtacaacaacagcagatctttaatgtattgtggtgctaaaccgttcagtgatttataaactaacaacagcattttaaagtctattctttgagctacagggagccagtggagagactttaaaactggtgttatgagCTCTAATGCAATGTTATGATGCTTATATTCATCTACCatgttttttaactgaaacatttcttttctatgTCCAAATTGGGAATAGAGGCAGAATTAGATAGtctatatattattattattattattattattattattattatttctgagtTTCCTGCAACTTTCTTGTATCTCTCAAAATATCAGAAATGACtcttttttctaaatgtgtAAATTTATGCTAGGGCTGTTGCTAacttctgtgtttattttttattttcttatgttttctttctttttttatcttttatgaaGCCATGTCAACCTACCTCTACATTATTAAATACGAACTCTCCATTGTTATTCAGTCCTTTACTGGAGCAAGTGATGGGTAAGTAGTTAAATATTTGGTTATTATAACAACTTAACAAAGAAATAGCAGAATTGGTTCTTATTAATTGCATGGCTGCTGTTCATTTCACCATTTGCATTCACATCAGCTCTGAGCATTTTTCCTTCTAACCTGCTGGCCAGGAAAAAGGACATTTGAAACCTTTGATGTAACAGGAGAACTTCAAGAAAAACGGTGTTAGTGCGCTGTTAAAGTTCACCAGGATGTACAAaatctttttgacatttatttccaGAACCCTGGTGAAACCAGGTATTCGTTGACGAGAAAGTATCTTTTggtttttcaataaatgttacCAATAGGTTCTGCTGAGTACTCTGCTGAGATGCCATTGAACCTAACACCTGCCTGAAgaacatgagttttttttccttttccataaATTTTGGGACTTCTGGACATTGCTTTGACCAACTAACAATTGACTCAAAGTGAGATCATTTCATTGTCTGGGTTGAATTGGTTGTTTAAAATAAGGCTATTGTTaattgcatttctgttttatgcttgcttaacattttttttcctatgaTATTGCATCACTGTGTTGGTTTAAGTCTGCCATGTATTAAAGATTGTCTGGTTAGAGAAGAATTGAATTCATTGGCTAACTTTTCTGCCAATCTCTTCTCCCTCTCTaccttctgcttcttttcttcttcattgaTTTCCACATTCAAACCCCTTTTGCAACATTTCCTTTTCTAGCATGAGGTTAGGTTGAGCACACTGTTGAGTTTTATGACCTTTTGTGAAAAATTGGTGGGCAGGTCTGAATCTAGAGAGTGACATGACCTCCTCTGAAGCTGAAAATTCAAGACAAGTGCAAAAATTCTCATTTTGAGTATTCAaactaattaattacattttctcaacAGATTGTGTAACAAATATGATTCTATCAATTTAAagatgtatttgtgtgtttcagtgaaTGGTACATCAATGGAGATTACCTTGTGATTCTGGTCTCAATTATTGTTATCCTGCCTCTCTCACTGCTCAGGAACTTGGgtaaggagtgtgtgtgtgcatgtgtgtcatAAAATGTCGTtcctaagtaataataaaagtagACGTGGCagtgtgatggaaaaattacattaaggtcacatctgctagtcatgttatatgaagtgcttgtgaactctcaccaaaagaactatttgggttacatgtaaaaggttggaagttgttttctacagctgcatcagaaccagactgtctcaccccttgttgttaattctttatctttggtataaaactcatgtgttgtctctgcctgacagagcttttcatccagatctgcttcattactgattgtcttatgagctctctgtattgtgcacaatatatgaataaacccgattaagtgatttcacctgaacggtgcttggaaatagtattttttccacgACACAGCTTTAAAACTGCAGTGACATTTTTTCTGTCTCCCTTAGGTTACCTTGGTTACACCAGTGGTCTGTCTCTACTCTGCATGGTGTTTTTTCTGATTGTGGTGAGTACAATCCCACCTTGtttccttcttcctcctttGACAGTTAGATACAACCCATTgtaatgtttagtttatttaggcACTGTAATAATATAGCACcatccaaaaatatattttttctacatgttCCTGCAGGTGGTCATAAAGAAATTCCAGATTCCATGCCCTCTTCAATATTTTCCTGACTCTGGAAATGAAACCATGCATATGTTCAACAGCGACAACGTCACTACCGATGATGACACTTGCAAGCCTAAATACTTTATCTACAACTCACAGGTAAATCAATCTCTCACAGATTAAAcagatttgaatattttcaataatactCGAAGAATAACTTCtaatctttgtatttttccatCTCTCCAGACTGTCTATGCTATACCCATCCTCACTTTTGCCTTCGTGTGCCACCCTACTATCCTACCCATATATGATGAGCTCAAAGAGTAAGTGCTGCTGCATGAATTTAACTCAAAGTcctacaatgtttaaaaaacaccaatgttatatttctttaaagtttggtCTGGTGTCTAAATAAAACTCTCCTTCCTGAACAGCCGGTCACGCCGAAAGATGCAGAATGTGGCCAACGTGTCCTTCCTGGCCATGTTCATCATGTACCTGCTGGCTGCCCTCTTCGGATACCTCACCTTCAACAGTAAGTTGGGcaagatttaaaaactacattgtGGTAGAGTGTTAGCAGTATTGAGATACTGAGGTATTGTCAAGATGCTTGTTGGTgttggacccaaatgcagcTCGTCTTTAATGAAGACgagctgaacaaaaaaaattacaagaaccacaaacagaaggaaaataacaGGATTTAACAAGAGGATCCTGCAAGGAGTGTGATGAACAGATAGATATGTAACCCTTCCTTTGCTCGTCTCAGGTCCAGTAGGTTGACTTCACAACAGACACATTCAGGTTTATGGTATTTATTGTATACAGAAAAAACGAGTTGGTGGTGATTATTTATATGGTATATAGCTGTTGCATAGAGTTGTGTTCACTATGACTCTTTTCCTTCTCTGgatgaaacagaaattaaatcttCTATGTAGAAAACATTGAGGATATTGTTTTAAGTATACTACACACCCTTGTCTTATGTGTTAGCATGTCAATGtttattaattatatataattgcaGATGAGTTGGCATTAAATCAAACTGTTCTTAGTCATAATAAACAAGTTACTGAATTGATCTCTGTCATATTTCTATTCAGTCCACGTGGGACCTGAGCTGCTCCACACCTACTCAAAGTTCTACAAGCACGATATTCTCCTGCTGGTTGTTCGTCTGGCTGTGCTGGCCGCTGTCACACTCACGGTTCCTGTGGTGCTCTTCCCTGTAAGTATTGAGGGTCTACTGTTAATTATCCAGTCAGTCATGAAGACTATGAAGTCCATTGAGCTAATCTTTGTCTGGTTCTGAACAGATTCATACCTCAGTCGGCCACCTGCTGTTCCCAAAAAAGTACTTCAGCTGGATCCGTCACGTTATTATCACAGTGAGCCTGCTAGCAGGAACCAACATTCTGGTCATCTTTGTCCCCAGCATCAAAGATATTTTTGGCTTCATTGGTAAGTAACTGCACATGTTAATATGTATCATCAACTTTCTAACAACGTATTATTGACCTTTTATGATTAACGGCTCAATTTTTCCTCATTCCAGGTGCCTCTGCTGCTGTAATGCTGATCTTCATCCTGCCCTCAGCTTTCTATCTCAGACTGGTTAAGAAGGAGTCAATGAAATCCATGCAGAAGATTGGGGTAAgacattattaaacatttcacaatttcaatcatattttgttttttagtaaaCTCAATGTAAAATATTGTGTAACTAACAACTTCAAATTAACTGTGAAATGATTTCTTCCACCAGGCTCTGATGTTCCTGATATTAGGATTTGCTGTCATGTTTGTCTGCATGACTCTTATCATCTACGACTGGATCGTGAACTCTATGAAAGACCAAGGTCACTGAAGCTCCAGCTCTTCTGCTGGTGGAGGGGGAAGCTTTCAGAGTCGGActgcaacaaacacacaaccaacaaaaacagTGTGACGAACAAAGCAAACCACAAGGACTCACTTGATGCTCGGCTCTGGCTTTCTGAGCAATGGACCGTACCATTCCAAGAGAATGTATCTGAACTCTGTACATTTTGCTGTTCTAGATCACAAAGATGGCGTTTCCCACTTTTTatcataactttttaaatagttttttgctttttactttttttctgtttcattatcGTGGTACAGCTGTAAACAAAAAGGCCTCACAACACAGACTGAAAATTTGTAGTTTCAAACACAGCTTCCTCTCAGGTACAGTGTTATTCGTGGGAGAGTGTAGctgtgaactctgacctcagCGAGAACATCCTGCTTAACGAAGTACGTGAATCTCCCAAAAACTCAAACGAGACCACGGGACTTGAAACTTCACGGACAATTTAGTTTGCTTCGACTTTTGCCTTCTATTTTTGTTCAACTTTACCAAAACCGTGTCTGTAAAGCATCTTTGTATGTTGAAAAGCACTTATAGTTGAGGACGTTTGTCAGTTTTCACCAAAACGGCACCTTGTTCAGTATTTCtaaggtattttattttatttttatttaagctaACAAAATTGCCTTCCGAGGTTTAACACTAGATGGCACTGTTGCCATAGCTGGAAAGTGATGCTCCATGTTTGCTGATATAATTAGCATTTAATCAAAAGTCATTTAATATCTGCCATTTCTTGACAAAAGCTGAGATACATTGTCACAGTTGTGAACCCAAATTAAGGCAAAGACAAAATTaatgcaaatataaatacaacatatCAAGGATATATTCTCTATTTCTGCCTTGAGCTAAAAGAAATGCACATTGAGTTGCCAtgtgtaacaaataaaaaaaacattgtgatataaatctatatttatacTCCAATATTTATAGGCTATGCAAGAACAaccatgttttttaatttgttgttctGCTTTGTGGGCTCAGTTCCTCCCACATTTAGCACCTCGAGCTTTAGCTCTCATGTCTGTGGAGACCCACAGATCAGTGTGCTGCAGTGTGTCGGTTTCTCAGTCAGAGCTGCATCCTTTGGTGCAACATGATCCTGCTGCTTGGTCTGCTTTGTGCTGTCTGGGTGGAACCTGCTTGGAGTCACAAGGAAGATGGAAGTTTCAGTTTTGAGGGAAACATTCAGCAGGTCTCAGTGGCCACCAACTCTGTTTACATCGCTACAGAGGAGAAGCTGTACCAGCTGAGCCATGACCTGACTCTGCTGCACAGCCTGACCCAGAGAGGGATCTTAAAGGACGACAATGGGTTGGGTGATGTGGAGTTTCATCGAATCTCAGAAACAGATTTGTTAAATGCAAGGTTTAGTGTCAATATTTTAATTCCATTTGCTAGGAATGATACAGTAGTCAGCTGCGGTGTGACCAACAATTACTGTGGCTATTGTGAGATTCTGGACCTGAAGAACATCTCTAAGCTGGTTTACAGTGAATCCATCCAGGTGGGACCTCAGAGGAGCAGCAGTGGGTCTGTCAGTTTTCTGGTGGATGTGAAGGAGGATTCAGGTCAGACTGAGACTTACATTCTGACAGCGATAAAGAACCCGAGCGACAAGACAGAGTGTAGTGCTGATTTAAAGACAATCAACCTTCAAAACACCGATCATAAACAGCCTGGGGAAATATTTTCCTGGTCTGATCGATCAGGTGTTAAACCTGGGATCCAAACTGAAGCTGATGTAGAGTTTGTGGACGGATTCCAGATCAACTCAACAGTGTATCTGTTCTCCAACGTGGCATCAGGAGGTAAAACCAACAAAGTCCGTCTGATCTGGCTTCAGGCTGAAACCAGTAAAGCTCAGACTCTGGAGTCTCTTCATGGAGCGACTCTCAGTTCCTCTGGAGGCAGCAGACTGCTGGCCTCCTCGGTCGTCCCAGGTGGACAGCAGGTCCTGTGGAGTGGAGTGTTCAGTGTGGACGGAGGAGAAAGCaacactgagctgctgctgtttgacgTCAGTCCTGATCTCAGCAGGGAGAAGAATAAAGATCCAGACTTTTTTTACACATCAAAAAGTACAAAGCCTTGGGTAAGTTACTGTGAATGTAAATATAAAGGAAATAAGTTTAGTCATTTTATGTTCAGTTGAATATGTTATCTTGGACATTCTATTAAATTTCCCTTTGTGACAAATACATTATTGAATTGGTAAAATGTAACAAGAATGTTAGATGTCCAATCTAAAAGCATTCTGCATtaaaatttccatttgattaGCTTAGAAGCCGTGAGATCAAAGGTTTCTTGCTGTGGTTCTGATGTCTCAAAGGTTGGCATTTATTAGTCACAAAGTTTCTTTTTGTCCAATTATGTTTAATAATATTCTAGTATTTTTACCAGATTAGCAAAGACACATTTCCTTTGTTAGTAACTTGCAATGAAacttcacatttattatttaatgtatagGAATAAACACCAGTTGAGCTCGAAGATAATTGAGTCCTTTGTGACATTTCATTGCCAGAGACACATGGTAAAGCTCTTATCTGCtataaaattacattataataatttttgtttcactgttgATCATGTTGTCTAAAAGGCATGAGATGAATGCAGTTCATTTTACTATATTACTCCATGAAATGGACATCAATAAAGTGaggacatttttctctttgttcacCAGAAAAGCTCCTGGTGGCATTTTAGCTTTTCTTATCCCTACACATCGATTCTGAGCAATaacagtgcttttttttttctaactgcaTTTGAGCTTTCTGTGGACAGTATTCATTACGGCAACAAAGTTTTTCATaatt encodes the following:
- the LOC106700416 gene encoding sodium-coupled neutral amino acid transporter 2-like isoform X2, which translates into the protein MNYNNIHHFLVGFSALKCHTLVKMMTDSAPSVLMSLTMRNVWMARRNITQNLSSSDGIGHSSCSCNSDDSKDMPPDFKIESPLDGQGYNLDAGSQNSLQNQNPSKEKEIEQYQVDPSSGRNHINLGNKNMDSDIPAPLIRNNQAGSRTEMKGLNAPRDDDSCSSNSNVFSQPEVKNNGPLENSSSASTCKPTVDQSNKNQDTGTQAHLIRNKLAGSTTEMKYLNDPQDDDSCSSNSNDFAYSDFSEKNSLNGQYPDADPESLNFLSDHKPSKKKFETEYHQGSASFGMSVLNLCNAIMGSGILGLSFAMANTGIALFVILLVSVAIFSLYSVHLLLKTANEAGALVYESLGYKAFGIPGKLAASCSISMLNIGAMSTYLYIIKYELSIVIQSFTGASDGEWYINGDYLVILVSIIVILPLSLLRNLGYLGYTSGLSLLCMVFFLIVVVIKKFQIPCPLQYFPDSGNETMHMFNSDNVTTDDDTCKPKYFIYNSQTVYAIPILTFAFVCHPTILPIYDELKDRSRRKMQNVANVSFLAMFIMYLLAALFGYLTFNIHVGPELLHTYSKFYKHDILLLVVRLAVLAAVTLTVPVVLFPIHTSVGHLLFPKKYFSWIRHVIITVSLLAGTNILVIFVPSIKDIFGFIGASAAVMLIFILPSAFYLRLVKKESMKSMQKIGALMFLILGFAVMFVCMTLIIYDWIVNSMKDQGH
- the LOC106700416 gene encoding sodium-coupled neutral amino acid transporter 2-like isoform X4, producing MMTDSAPSVLMSLTMRNVWMARRNITQNLSSSDGIGHSSCSCNSDDSKDMPPDFKIESPLDGQGYNLDAGSQNSLQNQNPSKEKEIEQFLLQYQVDPSSGRNHINLGNKNMDSDIPAPLIRNNQAGSRTEMKGLNAPRDDDSCSSNSNVFSQPEVKNNGPLENSSSASTCKPTVDQSNKNQDTGTQAHLIRNKLAGSTTEMKYLNDPQDDDSCSSNSNDFAYSDFSEKNSLNGQYPDADPESLNFLSDHKPSKKKFETEYHQGSASFGMSVLNLCNAIMGSGILGLSFAMANTGIALFVILLVSVAIFSLYSVHLLLKTANEAGALVYESLGYKAFGIPGKLAASCSISMLNIGAMSTYLYIIKYELSIVIQSFTGASDGEWYINGDYLVILVSIIVILPLSLLRNLGYLGYTSGLSLLCMVFFLIVVVIKKFQIPCPLQYFPDSGNETMHMFNSDNVTTDDDTCKPKYFIYNSQTVYAIPILTFAFVCHPTILPIYDELKDRSRRKMQNVANVSFLAMFIMYLLAALFGYLTFNIHVGPELLHTYSKFYKHDILLLVVRLAVLAAVTLTVPVVLFPIHTSVGHLLFPKKYFSWIRHVIITVSLLAGTNILVIFVPSIKDIFGFIGASAAVMLIFILPSAFYLRLVKKESMKSMQKIGALMFLILGFAVMFVCMTLIIYDWIVNSMKDQGH
- the LOC106700416 gene encoding sodium-coupled neutral amino acid transporter 2-like isoform X1, which translates into the protein MNYNNIHHFLVGFSALKCHTLVKMMTDSAPSVLMSLTMRNVWMARRNITQNLSSSDGIGHSSCSCNSDDSKDMPPDFKIESPLDGQGYNLDAGSQNSLQNQNPSKEKEIEQFLLQYQVDPSSGRNHINLGNKNMDSDIPAPLIRNNQAGSRTEMKGLNAPRDDDSCSSNSNVFSQPEVKNNGPLENSSSASTCKPTVDQSNKNQDTGTQAHLIRNKLAGSTTEMKYLNDPQDDDSCSSNSNDFAYSDFSEKNSLNGQYPDADPESLNFLSDHKPSKKKFETEYHQGSASFGMSVLNLCNAIMGSGILGLSFAMANTGIALFVILLVSVAIFSLYSVHLLLKTANEAGALVYESLGYKAFGIPGKLAASCSISMLNIGAMSTYLYIIKYELSIVIQSFTGASDGEWYINGDYLVILVSIIVILPLSLLRNLGYLGYTSGLSLLCMVFFLIVVVIKKFQIPCPLQYFPDSGNETMHMFNSDNVTTDDDTCKPKYFIYNSQTVYAIPILTFAFVCHPTILPIYDELKDRSRRKMQNVANVSFLAMFIMYLLAALFGYLTFNIHVGPELLHTYSKFYKHDILLLVVRLAVLAAVTLTVPVVLFPIHTSVGHLLFPKKYFSWIRHVIITVSLLAGTNILVIFVPSIKDIFGFIGASAAVMLIFILPSAFYLRLVKKESMKSMQKIGALMFLILGFAVMFVCMTLIIYDWIVNSMKDQGH
- the LOC106700416 gene encoding sodium-coupled neutral amino acid transporter 2-like isoform X3, producing the protein MNYNNIHHFLVGFSALKCHTLVKMMTDSAPSVLMSLTMRNVWMARRNITQNLSSSDGIGHSSCSCNSDDSKDMPPDFKIESPLDGQGYNLDAGSQNSLQNQNPSKEKEIEQFLLQYQVDPSSGRNHINLGNKNMDSDIPAPLIRNNQAGSRTEMKGLNAPRDDDSCSSNSNVFSQPENSSSASTCKPTVDQSNKNQDTGTQAHLIRNKLAGSTTEMKYLNDPQDDDSCSSNSNDFAYSDFSEKNSLNGQYPDADPESLNFLSDHKPSKKKFETEYHQGSASFGMSVLNLCNAIMGSGILGLSFAMANTGIALFVILLVSVAIFSLYSVHLLLKTANEAGALVYESLGYKAFGIPGKLAASCSISMLNIGAMSTYLYIIKYELSIVIQSFTGASDGEWYINGDYLVILVSIIVILPLSLLRNLGYLGYTSGLSLLCMVFFLIVVVIKKFQIPCPLQYFPDSGNETMHMFNSDNVTTDDDTCKPKYFIYNSQTVYAIPILTFAFVCHPTILPIYDELKDRSRRKMQNVANVSFLAMFIMYLLAALFGYLTFNIHVGPELLHTYSKFYKHDILLLVVRLAVLAAVTLTVPVVLFPIHTSVGHLLFPKKYFSWIRHVIITVSLLAGTNILVIFVPSIKDIFGFIGASAAVMLIFILPSAFYLRLVKKESMKSMQKIGALMFLILGFAVMFVCMTLIIYDWIVNSMKDQGH